One Pseudomonas brassicacearum genomic region harbors:
- a CDS encoding hemolysin family protein: protein MDPSPGLSLATLFAEFGMILFALILVLLNGFFVAAEFAMVKLRSTRVEAIAEQNGWRGHILRTVHSQLDAYLSACQLGITLASLGLGWVGEPAFAHVLEPLLGAVGVESPEVIKGVSFFTAFFIISYLHIVVGELAPKSWAIRKPELLSLWTAVPLYMFYWAMYPAIYLLNASANAILRIAGQGEPGPHHEHHYSREELKLILHSSRGQDPSDQGMRVLASAVEMGELEVVDWANSREDLVTLEFNAPLKEILAMFRRHKFSRYPVYDSERQEFVGLLHIKDLLLELAALDHIPESFNLAELTRPLERVSRHMPLSQLLEQFRKGGSHFALVEEADGNIIGYLTMEDVLEVLVGDIQDEHRKAERGILAYQPGKLLVRGDTPLFKVERLLGIDLDHIEAETLAGLVYETLKRVPEEEEVLEVEGLRIIIKKMKGPKIILAKVLMLD, encoded by the coding sequence ATGGACCCTTCCCCTGGCTTGTCCCTCGCAACACTCTTCGCCGAATTCGGCATGATTCTTTTTGCTCTGATCCTGGTTTTGCTCAACGGTTTTTTCGTTGCGGCCGAATTTGCCATGGTCAAGCTACGCTCGACCCGGGTCGAGGCCATCGCCGAACAGAACGGCTGGCGCGGGCATATCCTGCGTACCGTCCACAGCCAGCTCGACGCTTATCTGTCGGCCTGCCAGCTGGGTATCACCCTCGCCTCCCTGGGCTTGGGTTGGGTCGGTGAGCCGGCGTTCGCCCATGTCCTCGAACCGCTGCTGGGCGCGGTCGGCGTCGAGTCGCCGGAAGTGATCAAGGGCGTGTCGTTCTTCACGGCGTTTTTCATCATTTCATACCTGCACATCGTGGTCGGTGAGCTGGCGCCCAAATCCTGGGCGATCCGCAAGCCCGAACTGCTGTCGCTGTGGACCGCCGTGCCGTTGTACATGTTCTATTGGGCCATGTACCCGGCGATCTACCTGCTCAACGCCAGCGCCAACGCCATCCTGCGCATCGCCGGCCAAGGCGAGCCCGGCCCGCATCACGAGCATCACTACAGCCGTGAAGAACTCAAGCTGATCCTGCACTCCAGCCGTGGCCAGGACCCCAGCGACCAAGGCATGCGCGTATTGGCCTCGGCCGTGGAGATGGGCGAGCTGGAAGTGGTGGACTGGGCCAACTCCCGGGAAGACCTGGTGACGCTGGAGTTCAACGCGCCGCTCAAGGAAATCCTGGCGATGTTCCGTCGCCACAAGTTCAGCCGTTATCCGGTGTATGACAGCGAGCGCCAGGAGTTCGTCGGCCTGCTGCACATCAAGGACCTGCTGCTGGAACTGGCGGCCCTGGATCACATTCCCGAGTCGTTCAACCTGGCCGAACTGACCCGGCCGCTGGAGCGCGTATCTCGGCACATGCCGCTGTCGCAGTTGCTGGAGCAGTTCCGCAAGGGCGGCTCGCACTTCGCCTTGGTCGAGGAAGCCGATGGCAACATCATCGGCTACCTGACCATGGAAGACGTGCTGGAAGTGCTGGTGGGCGACATCCAGGACGAACATCGCAAGGCCGAGCGCGGCATCCTGGCCTACCAGCCGGGCAAGCTGCTGGTGCGCGGCGACACGCCACTGTTCAAGGTCGAGCGCCTGCTGGGGATAGACCTGGACCATATCGAAGCCGAAACCCTCGCCGGGCTGGTCTATGAAACCCTCAAGCGGGTACCGGAAGAGGAAGAAGTGCTGGAAGTCGAAGGCCTGCGGATCATCATCAAGAAGATGAAAGGGCCGAAGATCATTCTGGCGAAGGTGTTGATGCTCGATTGA
- the phoR gene encoding phosphate regulon sensor histidine kinase PhoR — protein sequence MLLLVTGCLVIGLISGYYGWSLAAGLALYLAWTLKQLLRLHEWLRLHQPDEAPPDGYGLWGEVFDSIYHLQRRDQRVRGRLQAVIDRVQESTAALKDAVIMLDSDGNLEWWNRAAETLLGLKTPQDSGQPVTNLVRHPRFKEYFEQDNYAEPLEIPSPTNDRLRIQLYITRYGNNEHLMLVRDVTRIHQLEQMRKDFIANVSHELRTPLTVICGYLETLLDNVEEVNPRWSRALQQMHQQSGRMQTLLNDLLLLAKLEATDYPSDNQPVPIDDLLQTIAEDAQELSGAKQQSITLEADPAVQLKGSEAELRSAFSNLVFNAVKYTPEQGRIRVRWWGDEQGAHLSVQDSGIGIDSKHLPRLTERFYRVDSSRNSNTGGTGLGLAIVKHVLLRHRGRMEISSVPGHGSTFTCHFAPAQVVRARLASRAD from the coding sequence ATGTTGTTGCTGGTGACCGGCTGTCTGGTGATCGGCTTGATCAGCGGCTACTACGGCTGGAGCCTGGCCGCGGGCCTGGCGCTTTACCTGGCCTGGACCCTCAAGCAATTGCTGCGCCTGCATGAATGGCTACGCCTGCACCAACCCGACGAAGCCCCGCCCGACGGCTATGGCCTGTGGGGTGAAGTGTTCGACAGCATTTACCACCTGCAGCGGCGCGACCAGCGCGTGCGCGGTCGGCTGCAAGCGGTGATCGACCGGGTCCAGGAGTCCACTGCGGCGCTGAAAGACGCCGTGATCATGCTCGACAGCGATGGCAACCTGGAATGGTGGAACCGCGCCGCCGAGACCCTGCTGGGCCTCAAGACGCCCCAGGACAGCGGCCAGCCGGTGACCAACCTGGTGCGTCATCCGCGCTTCAAGGAATATTTCGAGCAGGACAATTACGCCGAGCCCCTGGAGATTCCTTCGCCCACCAATGATCGGCTGCGCATCCAGCTGTACATCACCCGCTATGGCAATAACGAGCACTTGATGTTGGTGCGGGACGTCACGCGCATCCATCAGCTGGAGCAGATGCGCAAGGACTTCATCGCCAACGTTTCCCACGAACTGCGCACGCCGTTGACGGTGATCTGCGGTTACCTGGAAACCCTGCTCGACAACGTCGAGGAAGTGAACCCGCGCTGGAGCCGGGCCTTGCAGCAGATGCACCAGCAAAGCGGGCGCATGCAGACCCTGCTCAATGACTTGCTGCTGCTGGCGAAGCTGGAAGCCACCGATTATCCGTCGGACAACCAACCGGTGCCCATCGACGATCTGCTGCAAACCATCGCTGAAGATGCGCAGGAACTGTCCGGCGCCAAACAGCAGAGCATCACGCTGGAAGCCGATCCGGCCGTGCAACTCAAAGGCAGCGAAGCGGAACTGCGCAGTGCGTTTTCCAACCTGGTGTTCAACGCGGTCAAGTACACCCCCGAGCAGGGCCGGATCCGTGTGCGCTGGTGGGGCGATGAGCAAGGCGCGCACCTGAGCGTGCAGGATTCCGGCATCGGCATCGACAGCAAACACCTGCCACGCCTGACCGAACGCTTCTATCGCGTCGACTCCAGCCGCAACTCCAACACCGGCGGCACCGGGTTGGGCCTGGCGATCGTGAAACACGTTTTGTTACGTCATCGCGGACGCATGGAAATCAGCAGCGTGCCAGGCCACGGCAGCACGTTTACCTGCCATTTCGCCCCGGCGCAGGTGGTTCGCGCCCGTCTGGCCAGCCGTGCCGATTGA
- the pstB gene encoding phosphate ABC transporter ATP-binding protein PstB yields MQHEVQARGINMSALGRDKQSLDLAQETVAIEVPGLSLFYGQKQALYDVSLNIPKQRVTAFIGPSGCGKSTLLRTFNRMNDLVDGCRVEGEINLYGHNIYRKGEDVAELRRRVGMVFQKPNPFPKTIYENVVYGLRIQGINKKRILDEAVEWALKGAALWDEVKDRLHESALGLSGGQQQRLVIARTIAVEPEVLLLDEPCSALDPISTLKVEELIYELKSKFTIVIVTHNMQQAARVSDYTAFMYMGKLVEFGDTDTLFTNPAKKQTEDYITGRYG; encoded by the coding sequence ATGCAACACGAAGTACAAGCACGCGGCATCAACATGTCGGCCCTGGGCCGCGACAAGCAAAGCCTGGACCTGGCCCAGGAAACCGTCGCCATCGAAGTGCCCGGCCTGAGCCTGTTCTACGGCCAGAAGCAGGCGCTGTATGACGTCAGCCTGAACATCCCGAAACAGCGTGTCACCGCGTTCATCGGTCCGTCGGGCTGCGGCAAGTCGACCTTGCTGCGCACCTTCAACCGCATGAACGATCTGGTGGACGGCTGCCGCGTCGAGGGTGAAATCAACCTCTACGGCCACAACATCTACCGCAAGGGCGAGGACGTGGCCGAGTTGCGCCGCCGGGTAGGCATGGTGTTCCAGAAGCCCAACCCGTTCCCGAAAACCATTTACGAGAACGTGGTCTACGGCCTGCGCATCCAGGGCATCAACAAGAAGCGCATCCTCGACGAAGCGGTGGAGTGGGCGCTCAAGGGCGCGGCGTTGTGGGATGAGGTCAAGGATCGCCTGCATGAGTCGGCACTGGGCTTGTCCGGTGGTCAGCAGCAACGTCTGGTGATCGCCCGCACCATCGCCGTGGAGCCGGAAGTGTTGCTGCTCGATGAGCCTTGCTCGGCCCTGGACCCGATCTCGACGCTGAAAGTCGAAGAGCTGATCTACGAGCTCAAGTCCAAGTTCACCATCGTCATCGTGACCCACAACATGCAACAGGCGGCCCGGGTTTCGGACTACACCGCGTTCATGTACATGGGCAAACTGGTGGAATTCGGCGACACCGACACCCTGTTCACCAATCCGGCCAAGAAGCAGACCGAAGACTACATCACTGGTCGCTACGGCTAG
- a CDS encoding NAD(P)/FAD-dependent oxidoreductase — MSVTVIIVGTGLAGYNLAREFRKLDSETPLLLITADDGRSYSKPMLSTGFGKNKDADGLSMAEPGTMAEQLKAEVRTHTRISGIDPGHKRLWIGEEAVNYRDLILAWGAETVRVPVQGDASELIFPINDLEDYARFRAAAAGKRRVLLLGAGLIGCEFANDLILGGYEVQLVAPCEQVMPTLLHPAAAAAVQAGLESLGARFHLGPVLNRLQRVADGLEAHLSDGQVIACDLVVSAIGLRPRIDLAAAAGLVVNRGVVVDRHLKTSHANIYALGDCAEVDGLNLLYVMPLMSCARALAQTLAGNPTAVSYGAMPITVKTPVCPLVVSPPPRGREGQWSVEGQGADIKALCRDAQGNLLGYALTGAAVMEKLALNKELPPLLA, encoded by the coding sequence ATGAGCGTAACTGTCATCATCGTCGGTACTGGCCTTGCCGGTTACAACCTGGCCCGGGAGTTTCGCAAGCTCGACAGCGAAACCCCGTTGCTGCTGATCACCGCCGATGACGGCCGCTCGTACTCCAAGCCGATGCTCTCCACCGGTTTTGGCAAAAACAAGGACGCCGACGGCCTGAGCATGGCCGAGCCGGGGACCATGGCCGAGCAACTGAAGGCCGAAGTGCGCACCCATACCCGCATCAGTGGTATCGACCCGGGCCACAAACGGCTGTGGATTGGCGAAGAAGCGGTGAACTACCGCGACCTGATCCTGGCTTGGGGCGCTGAAACCGTGCGCGTACCGGTGCAGGGCGATGCCTCGGAGCTGATCTTCCCCATCAACGACCTGGAAGACTACGCACGCTTTCGCGCCGCCGCTGCCGGTAAGCGCCGGGTGCTGCTGCTCGGCGCCGGCCTGATTGGCTGCGAATTCGCCAACGACCTCATCCTCGGCGGCTACGAAGTGCAACTGGTGGCGCCGTGCGAGCAAGTCATGCCGACCCTGCTGCACCCGGCCGCCGCCGCTGCGGTGCAGGCCGGGCTGGAAAGCCTCGGCGCGCGCTTCCACCTGGGGCCGGTGCTCAACCGCCTGCAACGGGTCGCCGACGGGTTGGAAGCCCACCTGTCCGACGGCCAAGTGATTGCCTGCGACCTGGTGGTCTCGGCCATCGGCCTACGCCCCCGCATCGACCTGGCCGCCGCCGCTGGCCTGGTGGTCAATCGCGGCGTGGTGGTCGACCGCCACCTGAAAACCTCCCACGCCAACATCTACGCCCTGGGCGATTGCGCCGAGGTCGATGGCTTGAACCTGCTGTACGTCATGCCGCTGATGAGCTGCGCCCGCGCCCTGGCCCAAACCCTGGCCGGCAACCCGACCGCCGTGAGCTACGGCGCCATGCCGATCACCGTAAAAACTCCTGTGTGCCCGCTGGTGGTCTCGCCACCGCCGCGGGGTCGCGAAGGCCAGTGGAGCGTCGAAGGGCAGGGCGCCGACATCAAGGCCCTGTGCCGAGACGCCCAAGGCAACCTGCTGGGTTATGCCCTGACAGGGGCAGCGGTGATGGAAAAACTGGCGCTGAACAAAGAACTTCCTCCCCTGCTGGCGTAA
- the phoB gene encoding phosphate regulon transcriptional regulator PhoB produces the protein MVGRSILIVDDEAPIREMIAVALEMAGYDCMEAENSQQAHAIIVDRKPDLILLDWMLPGTSGIELARRLKRDELTGDIPIIMLTAKGEEDNKIQGLEVGADDYITKPFSPRELVARLKAVLRRAGPTDGEAPIEVGGLLLDPISHRVTIDGKPAEMGPTEYRLLQFFMTHQERAYTRGQLLDQVWGGNVYVEERTVDVHIRRLRKALGDAYENLVQTVRGTGYRFSTKA, from the coding sequence ATGGTTGGCAGGAGCATTCTGATCGTCGATGACGAGGCGCCCATTCGCGAGATGATTGCCGTTGCGTTGGAGATGGCCGGCTATGACTGCATGGAAGCAGAAAACTCTCAACAGGCCCATGCCATCATCGTCGACCGCAAGCCCGACCTGATTCTGCTGGACTGGATGCTGCCCGGCACGTCAGGCATCGAATTGGCGCGACGCCTCAAGCGCGATGAGCTGACCGGTGATATTCCGATCATCATGCTCACCGCCAAAGGTGAAGAGGACAACAAGATCCAGGGCCTGGAAGTGGGCGCCGACGATTACATCACCAAGCCGTTCTCCCCACGCGAGCTGGTGGCACGCCTGAAGGCCGTGCTGCGTCGCGCCGGGCCAACCGATGGCGAAGCGCCGATTGAAGTCGGCGGCCTGCTGCTGGACCCCATCAGCCACCGCGTGACCATCGACGGCAAACCCGCCGAGATGGGCCCGACCGAATACCGCCTGCTGCAATTTTTCATGACCCACCAAGAGCGCGCCTACACCCGCGGCCAGCTGCTGGACCAGGTCTGGGGCGGCAACGTCTATGTGGAAGAGCGCACCGTGGACGTGCACATCCGGCGCCTGCGCAAGGCCCTCGGCGATGCCTATGAGAATCTGGTACAAACCGTGCGCGGCACCGGTTATCGTTTTTCTACCAAGGCCTGA
- a CDS encoding response regulator, with protein MSKVSVLVVDDASFIRDLVKKCLRNYFPGIRIEDAVNGKKAQSMLAREAFDLVLCDWEMPEMSGLELLTWCRQQDNLKGMPFVMVTSRGDKENVVQAIQAGVSGYVSKPFTNEQLLGKVKQALHKVGKLDTLMNSAPTKMNSAFGNDSLSALTGGKAAPVAAVASAPAVNPFAKPAVVAAAAPAAAAPARGLLNSPPVKAPAAAAPTANRGQGQLRLSSGTQQCVIKALSLKEALLVVKRTDTLPQVLESAVLDMEQGDNAETARLNGYLHAIVAHEQTPDSEWLQLTFRFVDKDPQKLDYISRLIARGTAQKHFVPGA; from the coding sequence ATGAGTAAGGTCAGTGTGTTGGTCGTGGACGATGCTTCGTTCATTCGTGACCTGGTGAAGAAGTGCCTGCGCAACTACTTCCCGGGCATCCGCATCGAAGACGCCGTGAACGGCAAGAAAGCCCAGTCCATGCTGGCCCGTGAGGCGTTCGACCTGGTGCTGTGCGATTGGGAAATGCCGGAAATGTCCGGTCTGGAACTGCTGACCTGGTGCCGTCAGCAGGACAACCTCAAGGGCATGCCGTTCGTGATGGTCACCAGCCGGGGCGACAAGGAAAACGTCGTCCAGGCGATTCAGGCCGGCGTTTCCGGCTATGTCAGCAAGCCGTTCACCAACGAGCAACTGCTGGGCAAGGTCAAGCAGGCGCTGCACAAGGTCGGTAAGCTCGACACCCTGATGAACAGCGCCCCGACCAAAATGAATTCGGCATTCGGTAATGACTCCCTTAGCGCCCTGACCGGCGGTAAGGCGGCTCCGGTTGCCGCAGTGGCGTCGGCGCCTGCGGTGAACCCTTTTGCCAAACCCGCCGTGGTTGCAGCTGCCGCTCCCGCCGCCGCTGCGCCGGCCCGCGGTCTGCTCAACAGCCCGCCCGTCAAAGCCCCGGCCGCCGCCGCGCCGACCGCCAATCGTGGCCAGGGCCAGTTGCGCCTGTCCAGCGGCACCCAGCAATGCGTGATCAAGGCCCTGAGCCTCAAGGAAGCGTTGCTGGTGGTCAAACGCACCGACACCCTGCCGCAAGTGCTCGAAAGCGCGGTGCTGGACATGGAGCAGGGCGACAATGCTGAAACCGCTCGCCTCAATGGTTACCTGCACGCCATCGTCGCCCATGAGCAGACGCCAGACAGCGAATGGCTGCAGCTGACTTTCCGCTTCGTCGACAAAGACCCGCAGAAACTCGACTACATCTCCCGCCTGATCGCCCGCGGCACGGCGCAGAAACACTTCGTACCTGGCGCCTGA
- the ubiA gene encoding 4-hydroxybenzoate octaprenyltransferase — translation MYTQLLKSLNRLNPRAWDFLQLTRMDKPIGIYLLLWPTLWALWVAGEGSPSLANIVIFVLGVVLTRAGGCVINDWADRKVDGHVKRTEQRPLVSGKISSKEALVFFAVLMGVSFLLVLCTNAPTILLSLGGLALAFSYPFMKRYTYYPQVVLGAAFSWGMPMAFTAETGHLPAAAWLLYIANLLWTVGYDTYYAMTDRDDDLRIGVKSTAILFGDADRVIILTLQGLALACLLLAGSKFQLGGWFHLGLVAAAACFAWEFWYTRSKDRMRCFQAFLHNHWAGLAIFVGIVLDYALR, via the coding sequence ATGTACACGCAACTGCTCAAGTCCTTGAACCGCCTGAACCCGCGGGCCTGGGACTTCCTGCAACTGACCCGCATGGACAAGCCCATCGGTATTTACCTGCTGCTGTGGCCGACCCTGTGGGCCTTGTGGGTTGCCGGCGAAGGCTCACCGTCTCTGGCCAACATCGTGATTTTTGTCCTCGGCGTGGTGCTGACCCGCGCCGGCGGTTGTGTAATCAACGATTGGGCCGACCGCAAGGTGGACGGCCACGTCAAACGTACCGAACAACGCCCGCTGGTGAGCGGCAAGATCAGTTCGAAAGAGGCGCTGGTGTTCTTTGCGGTGCTGATGGGCGTGAGTTTCCTGCTGGTACTGTGCACCAATGCCCCAACCATTTTGCTGTCCCTTGGCGGGCTGGCGCTGGCGTTCAGTTACCCGTTCATGAAGCGCTATACCTACTACCCGCAAGTGGTGCTGGGCGCGGCGTTTTCCTGGGGTATGCCGATGGCGTTCACCGCCGAAACCGGCCATCTGCCAGCGGCCGCATGGCTGTTGTATATCGCCAATTTGCTGTGGACGGTGGGCTACGACACCTATTACGCGATGACCGACCGGGACGATGACTTGAGGATCGGCGTGAAGTCCACGGCGATTCTGTTTGGCGATGCCGACCGGGTGATCATCCTGACACTGCAAGGCCTGGCCCTGGCTTGCCTGCTGCTGGCCGGGTCGAAGTTCCAACTGGGCGGCTGGTTCCACCTGGGGCTGGTGGCCGCTGCCGCGTGCTTTGCCTGGGAGTTCTGGTACACCCGCAGCAAGGACCGGATGCGTTGCTTCCAGGCGTTTTTGCACAACCATTGGGCCGGATTGGCGATTTTCGTCGGGATTGTGCTGGATTACGCGTTGCGTTGA
- a CDS encoding chorismate--pyruvate lyase family protein: MPQTNSIFPTLQWLPRPLLSPRPDACVLDWLFDEGSLTRRLTRLSDDHFSVTPLFEGWRPLRADECTALDLAEGSEGWVREVYLRGHGQPWVFARSVAARSALQGDGLQMDELGSRSLGELLFCDQAFQRRAIEVCHYPAPWLPDEVRAAQLWGRRSRFDRGALSVLVAEIFLPRLWTVARAYSENC, from the coding sequence GTGCCGCAGACAAATTCGATATTTCCTACACTCCAATGGCTGCCCCGGCCCCTGCTGTCGCCACGCCCCGATGCCTGTGTGCTCGACTGGCTGTTTGACGAAGGCTCACTGACCCGACGCTTGACGCGCCTGTCGGACGACCACTTCAGCGTGACGCCGTTGTTCGAGGGCTGGCGGCCGTTGCGCGCCGACGAATGTACCGCGCTGGATCTGGCCGAAGGCAGCGAGGGCTGGGTGCGCGAGGTGTACTTGCGCGGCCACGGCCAGCCTTGGGTGTTTGCTCGCAGTGTGGCGGCGCGCAGCGCGTTGCAGGGCGATGGGTTGCAGATGGATGAGCTGGGCAGCCGTTCCCTGGGAGAGCTGCTGTTTTGCGACCAAGCGTTCCAGCGCCGGGCCATCGAGGTGTGCCATTACCCCGCGCCTTGGTTGCCGGACGAGGTTCGCGCCGCGCAACTATGGGGTCGCCGCTCGCGTTTCGATCGCGGTGCATTGAGCGTGCTGGTGGCGGAAATCTTCCTGCCGCGCTTGTGGACCGTCGCCCGCGCCTATTCGGAGAATTGCTGA
- the phoU gene encoding phosphate signaling complex protein PhoU has product MISKEGLTHHISAQFNAELEEVRSHLLAMGGLVEKQVNDAVTALIEADSGLAQQVREIDDQINQMERNIDEECLRILARRQPAASDLRLIISISKSVIDLERIGDEATKIARRAIQLCEEGEAPRGYVEVRHIGDQVRNMVRDALDAFARFDADLALSVAQYDKIIDREYKTALRELATYMMEDPRSISRVLSIIWVLRSLERIGDHARNISELVIYLVRGTDVRHLGLKRMKEEVEGTLSETANVPGETDDK; this is encoded by the coding sequence ATGATTTCGAAGGAAGGCCTTACTCACCACATTTCCGCCCAGTTCAACGCCGAGCTGGAGGAGGTGCGCAGCCACCTGCTGGCCATGGGCGGGCTGGTGGAAAAGCAGGTCAACGACGCGGTGACCGCACTGATCGAGGCCGATTCGGGCCTGGCCCAGCAAGTGCGCGAGATCGACGACCAGATCAACCAGATGGAGCGCAACATCGACGAGGAATGCCTGCGCATCCTGGCCCGTCGTCAGCCGGCCGCGTCCGACCTGCGCTTGATCATCAGCATCTCCAAGTCGGTGATCGACCTGGAGCGGATCGGCGACGAAGCCACCAAGATCGCCCGTCGTGCCATCCAGTTATGCGAAGAAGGTGAAGCGCCGCGCGGTTACGTCGAGGTTCGCCACATTGGCGACCAGGTGCGCAACATGGTCCGCGATGCCCTGGACGCCTTCGCGCGCTTCGACGCCGACTTGGCGCTCTCGGTGGCCCAGTACGACAAGATCATCGACCGCGAATACAAGACTGCCCTGCGCGAGCTGGCGACCTACATGATGGAAGACCCGCGCTCCATCTCCCGGGTGCTGAGTATCATCTGGGTGCTGCGTTCCCTGGAGCGTATCGGCGATCATGCACGCAACATCTCGGAACTTGTGATCTATCTGGTGCGAGGTACCGATGTGCGGCACTTGGGGCTCAAGCGAATGAAGGAAGAAGTTGAGGGCACGCTGTCCGAAACTGCTAATGTTCCGGGCGAAACTGACGATAAGTAA
- a CDS encoding rubredoxin: MKKWQCIVCGLIYNEADGWPDDGIAPGTRWEDVPADWLCPDCGVGKMDFEMIEIN, from the coding sequence ATGAAGAAGTGGCAATGTATCGTCTGCGGCCTGATCTACAACGAAGCCGATGGTTGGCCGGATGATGGCATCGCCCCCGGCACTCGCTGGGAAGACGTCCCGGCAGACTGGCTGTGCCCGGACTGCGGCGTCGGCAAAATGGATTTCGAAATGATCGAAATCAACTGA
- a CDS encoding peptidoglycan DD-metalloendopeptidase family protein: MLEPLLFACGLVLASTSAVAMTIYKSTDANGVVSYSDRPSRGAQVFVFRDRMVERLERQVFLDIKKQKGADAVYVRNDLYAPVEIELSFAGLRNVSGAPSRPIRRVLPARSNLRLALLTATQPGRPLTYTPRFEYSLGDPAGAAQAYRYPLPWRGGPFRLSQGANGQYSHYGPKNRYAMDIAMPEGTPIIAARGGVVIKTENEQTGRGDDPSGNFVRVLHDDGTMGVYLHLQKGSVSVQEGQRVVVGTPLALSGNTGNSSGPHLHFVVQRNTGLGLVSIPYQFNQPVGDLPNFALGKQ; this comes from the coding sequence ATGCTCGAGCCCTTGCTGTTTGCCTGTGGTCTTGTCCTGGCCTCCACCTCGGCCGTGGCCATGACGATCTACAAATCCACCGATGCCAATGGCGTGGTGTCCTATAGCGACCGTCCCAGCCGAGGCGCCCAGGTGTTCGTGTTTCGCGACCGCATGGTCGAGCGCCTGGAGCGCCAGGTGTTTCTCGACATCAAGAAGCAGAAAGGTGCGGACGCCGTCTATGTGCGCAACGACCTGTACGCGCCAGTGGAAATCGAGTTGAGTTTCGCCGGGCTCAGGAACGTGAGCGGCGCGCCGAGCCGGCCGATTCGTCGGGTGCTGCCGGCGCGCAGCAACCTGCGCCTGGCGCTGCTCACGGCCACGCAGCCTGGCAGGCCGCTGACGTATACCCCAAGGTTCGAATATTCCCTGGGCGACCCTGCCGGCGCGGCACAGGCCTATCGCTACCCATTGCCGTGGCGTGGCGGGCCGTTTCGGCTGAGCCAAGGTGCCAACGGCCAGTACAGTCACTATGGCCCGAAAAACCGCTACGCCATGGACATTGCCATGCCTGAAGGCACCCCCATTATTGCGGCGCGGGGCGGCGTGGTCATCAAGACCGAAAATGAGCAGACCGGCCGAGGGGACGACCCCTCAGGCAACTTCGTGCGGGTGCTGCACGATGACGGGACCATGGGCGTCTACCTGCACTTGCAGAAGGGCTCGGTGAGCGTGCAGGAAGGGCAGCGAGTCGTGGTGGGTACGCCATTGGCGCTGTCCGGCAACACCGGCAACAGCTCCGGCCCGCACCTGCATTTCGTGGTGCAGCGCAATACCGGGTTGGGACTGGTGTCGATTCCCTACCAGTTCAATCAACCGGTGGGTGACTTGCCCAACTTTGCGTTGGGCAAGCAATAG